ACTGTACAAAGTACTGCCCCCGCGGTGCAAGGCCAGGTGATGTGTTTTCGACAATAAGGCAGAAGTTCATAGAGGAAAATTCGATTCCTGCCTTTATGGGAAAGATAGTCGCAAAACCCAGCATGACGCTCCTGGCACTGGCAATACCCTTTATACTCTTTTTAATAGTGCTTGGATTGACCGGCCACCTCCGTATCCCTGAAGGTGATATAGTTTATTCAAAGTTTTTCCCCATAACTTATATAGAGATAATATTTATAAGTGCTGTTGGCCTTGCAGGTATTGCCTATCTTGCGAGTCTGGCCCGTTTCTGGAACAGTATGAGCAAAGGCAACGGGCAATCTTATTCAAAGGGTTTTGTTCCGGCCATTATAGAGACGCTCTTAGAGTTTCTCAAACACTCAAGATTTGCAAAGTGCGGGCCTAATGTTGACCGTAGAATTATGCACATGCTGGTGTTTTATGCCGTTATAGGTCTATTTATAACAACGGTCTGGATAACCTATTACTATTATGTCCCAAAGATTAATTCCCCCATTCCATTGTCTGACCCAATGAAGTGGCTCGCGAATATAAGTGCTTTCGCACTGCTTATAGGTGCAGGTATACTGATATTTAATAGATTGAAGGACAAAGGGTTTATATCAAAAAACTCATCCTTTGACTGGACCTTTGCTATTATGATACTGCTTCTCTGTGTTACAGGTATTCTTACAGAGCTTATCAGGCTGGCAGGCATAGCATCTCTCGCATATCCCATGTATTTTGCCCATCTCCTTTTTGTCTTTTACACTATTGTATATTTCCCGTATTCAAAGCTTGCACATATGGGTTACAGGACACTGGCAATTGCTTACTCCAAGATGACTAACAGGGATATAGCGGTCTAAATATGCTTAGAAAAATTAACTTAAACAGAGGAGGAAAATAAATGAGCGGGATTATTCTTTTTGCCTTAATCTGCGGTATTGTTGGTGTTGCTTATGCACTGATAACTGCAGCATGGGTATCAAAGCAGGATGCAGGAACAGACCGCATGAAGAAGATTTCTGATGCGGTGAGGGAAGGTGCAACAGCCTTTCTTGCCCGTGAGTATAAGGCAGTTGCAATGGTTGGAGTTGTTGT
This Nitrospirota bacterium DNA region includes the following protein-coding sequences:
- a CDS encoding heterodisulfide reductase; the protein is CTKYCPRGARPGDVFSTIRQKFIEENSIPAFMGKIVAKPSMTLLALAIPFILFLIVLGLTGHLRIPEGDIVYSKFFPITYIEIIFISAVGLAGIAYLASLARFWNSMSKGNGQSYSKGFVPAIIETLLEFLKHSRFAKCGPNVDRRIMHMLVFYAVIGLFITTVWITYYYYVPKINSPIPLSDPMKWLANISAFALLIGAGILIFNRLKDKGFISKNSSFDWTFAIMILLLCVTGILTELIRLAGIASLAYPMYFAHLLFVFYTIVYFPYSKLAHMGYRTLAIAYSKMTNRDIAV